From the genome of Pseudomonas hamedanensis:
AAGTGTTCGGCGACCATCGAACCGATCAAGCCGATTTGTACGTCAGCGGAATCGACGCAAGCCGACTCAACAGCTGCCGTGAAATCAACAACCTGGTCGCGGGCCTGCGTTCGGATCTCGCCCAGCAGACAGCCTCGCATCAGCACAGCCCACGATCCCGAGCCATTTAACTCACCGTTTCAACCTGTTCGACCGTCACGCGCCGGGCCTGCACAAAGCCAAGGCCCAGCGCGAATTCGACCAGCACCGCAAGTAAAATCCCGGGGCCGGCATGGCCGTTGAGCCATTCGCCAAAACCGAGCGCCGCCAAGCCGAAACAGCCGACGATAAAGCCATTACTGAGCGCATTCCGGGTGACGGATGGCGGTGAATTGCGCAGCCAATAAAACATCACCCCCAACGCCGCAAACAACACCGCACCACGTCTTGCGACTACGCCGGTGCCTTCCGAATAGCCAATACTCCAGATCGCCAGCAATACATCCGGGAAAAAGCCCCAGACCAGCGCCAGCAGAAAACACACCATGGAAGTGAAGATCGACAACGTACGAAACGACAACTGCATGGCCAGTCCTTGCGGCAGTAGGGAAGGCCTGAGCATACCTGCTGAAAACAGCTTAAACCTACCGCCAAACCGCAAATCAGAATTTTCTGTCAGTTCTGCAGACTGCACGCGTCAGACAATTTCCTGTAACTGATCTCTGCGGGCTTGCCAGTGTTGTCGATGTACTTCATATCGGCCGTAATCACCTTGCACTCCTGCGTCGGCGGCTCGGTTAACGAAAGCACCTTCGCCACGTGAAGTGGCATGCCGTATTGGTAGGGCACAGCGTTGGACAGGGTAGTGGTGTCATTGGCCTGGGCCAGCCCGGCGAATGCGCTGAAGGCGAGGGTGGCGGTGAGCAGGAAGGGATGAGTGTTCATGAGGGGACTCCCGTGTGGCGGATAGGCGCCCGGCGTGAAACCGGACGAGCCTGCCGCACTGGGCGTCAGCGCCCGAGGAGCTGAGGCTGTGCGGCTTGGGATATTTTTTGACTGTGGAGTTAAGGGAGGGTTAACTCGGGTCTAGTGTGGGTAGAGCGTAGCGGGAGAAGGCTCTTGCTCGATCCGCTGTGTCTAGTATCTTGCTGCGCCCCAATTTTCATGAGAAGAGGGGGCAAGTGGTCAATCTTTCGTTGACCAGCAGAAGAAACGTCTAATATCCGAATTTCCCTAGAAAAAAAGAAACTGGCGGATAGGTACTCTTCCATTGTTCTGCATAAGCTTCGGCCTCTTTAATCTGCTCGGCGCTCATTTTTGGCAACTTCTGGCAGCACTTCGTCTACGTAGGGTTTTATGTTTGCGCCACCATCGAGCTCTGTGAGGAGCGATGTCAATGCATACCCTTTTACCAAGTCGAGCGGGACGCCATAAAGAGGGCGCATGAGCAAGATACGCCCCGTAACTGAGTGGAGCGTTGGTGGCTTGCATGAGTGCTAAAGAGCATGCATGCAAGAGTCAAGCTCGGAAAGAAGATCTTTATTGGCTCACCGTTGTTTGACCTAGAAGCCTATTTTTTCAGGGAAGAAAGAGAGTGGAGGGTGTGTATCCTTCCATTTAGCAGCAAACTCCTCCGCTTCTTGGATCTGTGTAGGAGTCATTTTTTCTGCAATTTGTGGAAGTGTTTCCTCAATATCTGTTTGGATGCTTCCACCGCCGTTTAGCTCTTTCAGCAGAGAAATTAGCGCATACCCTTTGACTTTATCTTCCGTAAATCCGAGTGCTTCAGGATCCACAGCTAAAAAATATCCATAATTGTAGACGCCAGCCTCATATCCTTTTAACGCCGCTTTTTCCACCCAATAGCGGGCTTGTTCCAACTCGTTTTTTTCTCTATATATACCAAAAAGCTGCATCATTGCTTTAGGGTTCCCTGCTTTTGCAGAAAGCAAGAACCAATGTTCAACTGCTTCTTGGCGCTTCCATGGAAGTATATAACCTTCTCCTTGACGATCACCAATAGCCATTCGATATTGCGCAATTGCATCGCCCGCGAGTGCTGATTTTTCCAGCCAGTCTCTCTCGGCGGTCAACTCATACATTATATAAAGAGCTTCCGCATCACCGTGATCGGATTTGTCTTTTGCAATTTTTGTCGCTTCAGCCAACCATTCCTTTGGCTCTTTTTTTCCTGTTGGACAATTTTTCATCGTCGTACATAGATCATTGTTGGTTCGGCCGATTCGAATCATTGAATAAAGGTCGCCTTGATTGGCTGCAGCCTCATACCATTTATAAGCTTCGTTGGTAATATATTGCTTTTCTTGGCGAATTTCCTCTGCCAAAAAAAACTGCGCTTCAGCGTCGCCTGCTTCCGCGGCTATTCGTAATTCCGGTTCTGCAGTCTTATATTGCTTAAATAATACAATGCCGCGTTCTTTTGCGGACTGCTGCTCTAAGTTAAGCGTGGCGTATGCGCATGTAGAAAGCGCGATTAATATCGTTGCGGTGACTGATTTGAGTAGTGTCATGATGTTTTATTCTTTAGGGCCGTTATAGGTTGCCCTTCCGCCAGGAAGGTATGTTCGACCATAGTGCGTAAATCGTTGGCAAAAGCCATCTAGTCTGGTGCCAAGTTCGGCAACATGCTTTTTATACCTAGCTCTCATTTGGTCATTTCTCTGATCGGCTAGACGGAGTACCGGCTCGAGCATGAAGTTATCCATTGCTAGGCGATGCTGGCAATAAAGTTGCCCTTTTTCGAGATCTTTTGTGCCAAATCTATTCATGCTGATGCACGCTTCTTCAAATTGTGCTTGAGCTTGCATAACGGTATTCGTTTTCTTGGCGTTATTCAAAATCCAACCCAATATTTTTTCAATCGCCTGCTGTTGAAGAAGGTGGGTCTGAGATTTGTCATAAGTATATTTCTTCTGTCGAGAAGCTGTATCTTCCGAAACGTCCGAGATCTCGAAGCTCTCAGCTGCCGAAGTCAGTGTCATTAACATAGGGCCGAGCGCATTGGGTGTTGCATTCAAAAACCACTGCTCCAGTTCGGCCTGGTTGCGATAAGTCATAATCGTATGCGCAATGGTGGCTCCTCTACCACCTCCTGTTAACGCCTCATACAACGACATCACCATGTCAACGCCTTGCATGTAAGTCATCGCCACTTCCATCCCGGCAGCGCCTAGAAAGTTGAGTTTGTCGATGTAGTTGGCAGCTTCGTCCGTCACAAAAATTAGCGACTTATCCTGATTTTTATGCATTTCCCGTCGCAGCAAGTTAATCAGGTCAGTAACTCCGTCATAACCCACTTCAAACTGGAATTCACCGCCAGCGCCAGTGCCGACTATCACAGAGGCTTTAAATCGCATGATGAATCGGCCTTCATGCAGTGAAATCCCTATATCAGCGTTGGCACCGAGCCCGTACGCGGCAGTAAAGCCCGCTGTGAGTCTGGCCAGGCTCGCCCATTGGCTAGCTTTCGTGCTGTTGACGGTGTTCGCCATGCCGGGCGAAGGGGCGGTGCGCAACGCAGCGATGTCTTTCGGCGGAGCCCAGTTCAAGGCGCCTGTAAGAAGAATTCCCGCTTGTACTCCGGCAAAGAGGTTGAACTGAGCTTTAGCCCCGTCCTCAACCCGCACATTTGCGGCGCCCCCCGTTAGAGCGGGTTCGCTTCTGGTCGTACTCGCGACGGCATTGGTGGTTTCTGGGCGTTTTGCATCGGGGATTTCCGGAAGATTGAGGCCGCCTTGTACGTTTGCGCGGCCCAACTGCACGCTGGAGGAAAGGAGGAGGGTGGCACCGGTGTAGCCCCACGCTCTGGCGCCCAAGTGGATCGAGAACCTACCGAGATTCAGGTTTTTGCGGTTCTTCTCGTAATCCAGGTATGGGATCAGGATGTCTTTCGCCTCATCTTTTCCTGGCAGATCCATTTTCATCAATTCAACTTCGCCACGAGCGAGGTCGATACCCAAGCTGACTTCTGCTTTGGCGGAAGCTTTGAAGTTGTCGGTTACGCTGAAGCTTGGACCAGTGACCTTTGTTCCAGTGTGGATGGAGGATTGTGGTGGCGTCAGGCAACGAACCAATTGTGCTTGAGGACTGTTGTCGAACAGGCGCAACGAACTCCTGACCTCCTCTTTGAACAGCAACTGCCTTAGGCGCAGCCCCCAGTCTTTGCGGGCGCCAGCGTCCTCGAGAGTATCCACCTTGAGTTTTTTCGAATTGAGATAGGAATAAAAGGCTTCTACATCGAACCAGCCTTTTTCATCGAACCAGTTGCTTTCCTGATCCTTGATGGCCATCGCGCCTTCGAGGCGCAGCCATTCATGGAAAGGGTTATCGTCGGTGTCAGATTGCGCTTTCCCATTGCTGTTGCCGGGCAGTTTCTGTAGGTCTTTGCCAGCACTAGCACCGATCGCGCTTACGTCTTTTTTCAGCGCTTTTTCAATGCCTTCCAGATTAAGCAGACTCAAATGCTTCACTGGGCTGTTGGGGCTATTGAAAAGCGCTACTTCGCGCAACGGGAAGCCAGCCTTGACCAGGCGTTCTTCCGGTTTTGGCTGAAATTGCTCGGGCTCCCACAACAGATGTCGCAGTGGCAGGGCTGCGGCTACAGCGGCTTCTGCATCATCGCGAAGCTGCATGCGATCTTGTTGAATGCGCTGCCACTCGGCTTTTTCAGCCTCCACGATGCTCGCAGGTGCCGCTACGTTTTGGCCGCTGGCATCAATCCAGGCTTTGTATTTGGTGCGGATTTGTTCAGCCAGTTTGACCTGCCGCTGTTCCATCTCGAGATAGGTCTTGAACTTCTCGATACCTGCGCTGATTTCGCCTGTGTCAGGGATGAGCGCAAACTCTGGAAGCGCCAAGCCATAGTCGGCAACTTTCAAAATTGAATCGATATAAGCAGCGAAGTCTTTTTCCACTTTTTTTCGATCGTTGGCGACATCGTTCAAATAGCCGCACATCCGGGCCTTGCCATCGATCACACAGTTTGTGGCGTCCAGATACGCCTTTTTGTTTTTCTTGAAGTCTTCTTCTTTGAGGGTAGTCAGCTTGCC
Proteins encoded in this window:
- a CDS encoding DUF2790 domain-containing protein, coding for MNTHPFLLTATLAFSAFAGLAQANDTTTLSNAVPYQYGMPLHVAKVLSLTEPPTQECKVITADMKYIDNTGKPAEISYRKLSDACSLQN
- a CDS encoding tetratricopeptide repeat protein, which produces MTLLKSVTATILIALSTCAYATLNLEQQSAKERGIVLFKQYKTAEPELRIAAEAGDAEAQFFLAEEIRQEKQYITNEAYKWYEAAANQGDLYSMIRIGRTNNDLCTTMKNCPTGKKEPKEWLAEATKIAKDKSDHGDAEALYIMYELTAERDWLEKSALAGDAIAQYRMAIGDRQGEGYILPWKRQEAVEHWFLLSAKAGNPKAMMQLFGIYREKNELEQARYWVEKAALKGYEAGVYNYGYFLAVDPEALGFTEDKVKGYALISLLKELNGGGSIQTDIEETLPQIAEKMTPTQIQEAEEFAAKWKDTHPPLSFFPEKIGF
- a CDS encoding DUF1652 domain-containing protein; this encodes MFLSALELRNIIESSFLPKRCQCTLSPDLSMTVKVFGDHRTDQADLYVSGIDASRLNSCREINNLVAGLRSDLAQQTASHQHSPRSRAI